One region of Lampris incognitus isolate fLamInc1 chromosome 12, fLamInc1.hap2, whole genome shotgun sequence genomic DNA includes:
- the m17 gene encoding IL-6 subfamily cytokine M17 — protein MNGHVKNMYFQLSIRTATTLLSLLLVMAVGPSKTITLCKNQQSGNSLQQTLKLTRLIYKESVDLLRIYKISQGDMSELFCKISNNDVPEPDISGLDPSERIASIYTHLQAFDPHFKRVFEQQTDLQLPPSALLKALSIVSNRSSSLTSLINCMYQSLFPNLPLPEPAWGPTSLPPSQNIFQQKVYGCIVLKRYKEFLSNAAKELRILKSQVCRKKTQMNVVL, from the exons ATGAATGGTCATGTAAAGAATATGTATTTTCAACTGTCAATACGAACAGCAACta CATTACTGTCTCTTCTGCTGGTTATGGCTGTTGGTCCTTCAAAAACTATCACACTGTGCAAAAACCAACAGAGTGGGAACTCTCTGCAACAGACGTTGAAGCTAACCAGACTCATATATAAGGAATCTGTTGATCTACTCAGGATATAT AAGATCAGTCAAGGAGACATGTCAGAGCTTTTCTGCAAAATATCAAACAATGATGTCCCTGAACCTGACATCTCGGGCTTGGATCCGTCAGAGAGGATAGCAAGCATTTACACACATCTTCAAGCTTTCGACCCTCATTTTAAAAGGGTGTTTGAGCAGCAGACAGACTTACAGTTACCCCCGAGTGCACTGCTGAAAGCGTTAAGCATTGTCAGTAACCGCAGCAGCAGCCTGACTTCTCTGATAAACTGCATGTATCAGAGCCTCTTCCCAAACCTGCCTTTACCAGAGCCAGCATGGGGACCAACATCACTACCTCCATCACAAAACATATTCCAACAGAAGGTCTATGGCTGTATTGTCCTGAAGAGATACAAGGAGTTCCTGTCAAATGCTGCCAAAGAACTAAGGATTCTAAAAAGTCAAGTGTGCAGAAAGAAGACCCAAATGAATGTAGTGCTTTGA